Proteins from a genomic interval of Alphaproteobacteria bacterium:
- a CDS encoding efflux RND transporter periplasmic adaptor subunit codes for MGKLAKILFPLAVLGIGALTAFSLWASRPVVEPSAPAERVWLVSAQRVEIADLQPDIELFGDIVAGRQVELRAFVAGPVLEVGPALVEGGIVRRGELILRIDPFDYQAVLDERRALLSEARARLKEFTARYQADQAVLERHTEQLALTARSRQRSEQLRARGTVSEKTLDDAKIAHSRQEQLVVSGRSNVSAQSARIEQQRAVIERLEVGVRRARRDLARSHVTAPFDGFIFDTAAQVGKRISVNDRIARLVDAGRLEASIHLSDRQYGRLAGDPRGAVGRPVAVSWQAGERTFEFAAVVDRVSARIDAASGGVDLYARLQGTGVGDPLRPGAFVSLRLPDQVYAAVARVSESALYQGGLVYAIVEGRLEPRRVEVEARVGNEVLLRGELKTGDQVLTTRLSEVGPGVKVEVR; via the coding sequence ATGGGCAAGCTGGCAAAAATCCTTTTTCCCCTGGCCGTCCTGGGCATCGGTGCGCTGACTGCCTTTTCGCTCTGGGCTTCGCGACCGGTGGTCGAGCCCAGCGCCCCGGCCGAGCGGGTCTGGCTGGTCTCGGCCCAGCGCGTCGAGATCGCCGACCTGCAGCCCGATATCGAGCTCTTCGGCGACATCGTGGCCGGCCGCCAGGTCGAACTGCGGGCCTTCGTGGCCGGTCCCGTGCTGGAGGTCGGCCCGGCCCTGGTTGAGGGCGGCATCGTGCGCCGGGGCGAGCTGATCCTGCGCATCGATCCTTTCGACTATCAGGCCGTATTGGATGAGCGCCGGGCGCTGTTGAGCGAGGCCCGGGCCCGGCTGAAGGAGTTCACGGCGCGCTACCAGGCCGACCAGGCGGTGCTCGAGCGCCACACCGAGCAACTCGCCCTGACGGCGCGCAGCCGCCAGCGCAGCGAACAACTGCGGGCCCGCGGCACGGTCTCGGAAAAGACCCTCGACGATGCCAAGATCGCCCACAGCCGACAGGAGCAACTGGTGGTCAGCGGGCGCAGCAACGTGTCCGCCCAAAGCGCCCGCATCGAGCAGCAGCGCGCCGTCATCGAGCGCCTCGAGGTGGGGGTCAGGCGAGCCCGGCGCGACCTCGCCCGCAGCCACGTCACGGCACCCTTCGACGGCTTCATCTTCGATACCGCGGCCCAGGTCGGCAAGCGTATCTCGGTCAACGATCGCATCGCCCGGCTGGTCGACGCCGGCCGCCTGGAGGCCAGCATCCATCTCTCGGACCGCCAATACGGACGCCTGGCCGGCGATCCCCGCGGCGCCGTCGGCCGCCCCGTCGCGGTCAGCTGGCAGGCCGGCGAGCGCACTTTCGAATTCGCCGCCGTGGTCGACCGCGTCAGCGCCCGCATCGATGCCGCCAGCGGCGGCGTCGACCTCTATGCCCGGCTCCAGGGCACCGGTGTCGGCGATCCCCTGCGCCCCGGCGCCTTCGTCAGCCTGCGCCTGCCCGACCAGGTCTATGCCGCCGTCGCCCGGGTGAGCGAGAGCGCGCTCTATCAGGGCGGCTTGGTCTACGCCATCGTCGAGGGCCGGCTCGAGCCCCGCCGGGTCGAGGTGGAGGCCCGGGTGGGCAACGAGGTACTGCTGCGCGGCGAGTTGAAAACCGGCGACCAGGTACTGACCACGCGCCTCAGCGAGGTCGGGCCGGGCGTCAAGGTCGAGGTGCGTTAG